A window of the Tunturibacter empetritectus genome harbors these coding sequences:
- a CDS encoding tetratricopeptide repeat protein: MPPYVKAQHDPGSGASASTDSAQYNLSPTEEVQRLISRGQLSEAETRLNSLAAQQPEPAGLERMRGMIHYQRNNFAAANLAFEKAILQDGNDLLATQMRGVTLYRMGQPAAAIPFLERANSPIASVNADGTYVLAVCYLDVHRYDDARRIFAQQYKISADSAASYLFMGRMLLRRDHPAESEQMARKALQIEPGLPLAHLLLGQLALSRSNAAAAVAEFEAERTINPMNGEVYERLGDAYLRALRYEDAQQSLNCALLLEPNSTGPYILLGQVLLKRDDALTALNYLLRAERMDSSNHLIHLLLGQAFRALGRKEDATREYKMAESIQNAGENQK; the protein is encoded by the coding sequence ATGCCCCCCTATGTGAAAGCCCAGCATGACCCCGGCTCCGGAGCATCCGCTTCAACTGATTCAGCCCAGTATAACCTGAGTCCAACGGAAGAAGTACAGCGCTTAATCTCTCGTGGACAGTTAAGCGAAGCCGAGACGCGCTTGAACTCTTTGGCAGCTCAACAGCCGGAGCCGGCGGGACTTGAGCGCATGCGCGGAATGATTCACTACCAGCGCAATAACTTCGCCGCGGCGAACTTAGCCTTCGAAAAAGCCATACTTCAGGATGGCAACGATCTGCTCGCGACACAGATGCGCGGTGTGACTTTATATCGTATGGGGCAGCCGGCCGCAGCGATTCCTTTCCTCGAACGAGCGAACAGTCCAATCGCTAGCGTGAATGCCGATGGAACGTATGTTTTGGCGGTCTGTTATCTCGACGTGCATCGATACGATGATGCGCGTCGCATCTTCGCCCAGCAGTACAAGATCTCAGCGGATTCAGCGGCATCTTACTTATTCATGGGACGCATGCTGCTTCGCCGGGACCACCCCGCCGAGTCCGAGCAAATGGCCCGCAAAGCGCTCCAAATTGAACCAGGATTACCTTTGGCTCATCTACTCCTGGGGCAGCTTGCCCTCTCCCGCTCGAACGCCGCAGCAGCCGTCGCCGAATTTGAAGCCGAACGGACAATCAATCCAATGAATGGAGAGGTATATGAGCGTCTGGGCGACGCTTACCTGCGAGCTCTGCGATACGAAGACGCGCAGCAGTCGTTGAACTGTGCGCTTCTACTTGAGCCAAATTCGACAGGACCTTATATTCTTCTCGGTCAAGTTTTGTTGAAGCGCGATGACGCCTTGACCGCGCTTAACTATCTATTGCGCGCAGAACGTATGGATTCCAGCAATCATCTCATCCACTTGCTGCTGGGGCAGGCTTTCCGCGCTCTGGGCCGCAAGGAAGACGCAACGCGCGAGTACAAGATGGCAGAGAGTATTCAAAACGCTGGCGAAAATCAAAAGTAA
- a CDS encoding tetratricopeptide repeat protein, with amino-acid sequence MFSKWAKMQVTRVVSNRRSLATVRVAYVSLVGVLFLGSVFAFIPRIQAHSDLSQTQQKVTDEAKVRKEYADRVSKTYNFAFGKGNISTPGNAAVQGDNFLEPDAFPTADYCGHCHKEAYHQWRQSLHSNSFRTPFYRTSVNILIRTKGIEFSRHCDSCHNPIAVLGGGLTQNSIVDRKFDQDGLTCTTCHSVQKLQSTLGNGGYVMGVPAVLVDEKGDRIPGLVPDSEILAHLDRHSKAVMQTFYRTPEFCSACHKANLPNPLNDYKFIRAFTAYDEWQNSKFSQRNPLTFYQADFTTCQGCHMKRASNALPEPGAKNGTFASHRWTAGNTAVPFYYGFSEQLEKTVEFLKTGNYLNVDLFAIRKANDDKLIAPLGSTPFTLAPGDAVQVMTVIQNKNIGHSLIPEVRDLYEAWVEFVVTDSNGKEIYHSGFIKPDGMLDERAHSFTNRPVNTDGVFVDNHKVWTIHSVAYDNTVQAGRSSLIRYEFRIPPEAKGAVTITARVNYRHLRQSYLNNVFGKDHVAYPIVELASRTRTLNLGENPAGSPDSHDNADWMRWNNLGIAYLDQLQYSDAIQAFSQVIKLRPDYADGYSNIGLTNIEWEKYASARAGLEKALELSPNNARALYYLALVERRAGHSDAEVEDLKKVLAQYPQSRDARRELGISYYQQRRPEEAMEQFEELQAIDPDDLTAHYNLALLYRRAGMKDKAKDQSAKFVTKKVDPGAPTYSLDFLRKHPEISIESVPWHVHKDVTHPEVVSAGGEH; translated from the coding sequence ATGTTTTCCAAGTGGGCCAAAATGCAGGTGACGCGTGTCGTCAGCAATCGACGGAGCCTGGCTACCGTAAGGGTGGCGTACGTCAGTCTGGTTGGAGTGCTCTTCTTGGGAAGTGTCTTTGCATTTATACCTCGAATTCAAGCACACTCGGATCTAAGTCAGACACAACAGAAAGTCACCGACGAAGCTAAAGTTCGCAAAGAATATGCTGACAGGGTTAGCAAAACCTACAATTTTGCCTTTGGAAAAGGAAACATTTCAACGCCGGGAAATGCGGCAGTACAGGGAGACAACTTCCTGGAGCCAGACGCGTTTCCCACGGCCGACTACTGCGGCCACTGTCACAAAGAGGCGTATCACCAATGGCGACAGTCTCTGCATTCCAATTCATTTCGAACGCCCTTTTATCGCACCAGCGTCAATATTCTCATTAGAACCAAGGGAATTGAGTTCTCACGCCACTGCGATAGCTGCCACAATCCGATCGCAGTGCTAGGCGGAGGGCTGACGCAAAACTCGATCGTCGACCGCAAATTTGATCAGGATGGGTTGACCTGTACGACGTGTCACTCTGTGCAGAAGCTGCAATCCACGCTCGGCAATGGCGGCTACGTCATGGGAGTACCCGCTGTTCTGGTTGACGAAAAGGGAGACCGTATTCCGGGACTGGTGCCGGATTCAGAGATATTGGCTCACCTTGATCGGCATTCGAAGGCGGTGATGCAAACCTTCTATCGTACACCGGAGTTCTGCTCTGCTTGCCACAAGGCCAACTTGCCAAATCCATTAAACGATTACAAGTTTATTCGCGCATTCACTGCATATGATGAGTGGCAAAACTCGAAGTTCTCCCAGAGAAATCCTCTAACGTTTTATCAAGCTGATTTCACGACCTGTCAGGGCTGCCACATGAAGCGCGCGTCAAATGCTCTACCCGAGCCTGGAGCGAAAAACGGCACGTTCGCCTCTCACCGCTGGACCGCGGGCAATACCGCCGTCCCTTTCTACTATGGGTTTAGTGAACAGTTGGAGAAGACTGTCGAATTCCTAAAAACAGGCAACTACCTAAATGTCGATCTATTTGCGATTCGCAAGGCAAATGACGACAAGCTTATCGCGCCCCTGGGCTCGACCCCGTTCACTCTCGCTCCGGGTGATGCGGTGCAGGTGATGACCGTTATTCAAAACAAAAATATCGGCCACTCCCTGATCCCCGAAGTTCGCGACCTGTATGAGGCATGGGTAGAGTTTGTCGTCACCGACTCGAACGGGAAGGAGATCTATCACAGCGGCTTCATCAAACCAGATGGAATGCTCGACGAGCGGGCGCATAGCTTTACCAACCGTCCCGTCAACACGGACGGGGTGTTCGTCGACAATCATAAGGTATGGACCATTCACTCTGTTGCTTATGACAACACCGTTCAGGCAGGTAGGTCATCGCTCATTCGTTACGAGTTTCGCATTCCCCCCGAGGCGAAAGGTGCAGTAACAATAACTGCCAGGGTCAACTATCGACATCTCCGGCAGAGCTACCTCAATAATGTATTCGGGAAGGATCACGTTGCGTATCCAATCGTCGAACTAGCTTCGCGGACACGAACACTGAATCTCGGAGAGAATCCCGCAGGTTCACCTGACTCTCACGATAATGCTGACTGGATGCGCTGGAATAACCTCGGCATCGCCTATCTCGATCAGCTGCAGTACAGTGATGCGATCCAGGCCTTCTCTCAGGTGATCAAGTTGCGTCCTGATTATGCGGACGGCTACAGCAATATTGGGCTGACGAACATCGAATGGGAAAAATACGCCTCGGCTCGCGCAGGTCTTGAAAAAGCACTAGAGCTAAGTCCCAACAATGCGCGTGCGCTCTATTATCTTGCACTGGTAGAACGGCGAGCGGGACATTCTGATGCTGAAGTGGAAGATCTAAAAAAAGTCCTGGCGCAATATCCCCAATCGCGCGATGCTCGTCGCGAGCTTGGGATCTCATACTATCAACAACGCAGACCTGAAGAAGCGATGGAGCAGTTTGAAGAATTGCAAGCGATCGATCCAGACGACCTGACCGCGCACTACAACCTTGCACTGCTCTATCGTCGCGCCGGGATGAAGGATAAAGCCAAGGACCAATCTGCGAAGTTTGTCACGAAGAAGGTCGACCCCGGCGCTCCCACCTACTCCTTGGATTTTCTGCGCAAACATCCAGAGATTTCAATTGAAAGCGTGCCGTGGCACGTACATAAGGATGTAACGCATCCCGAAGTAGTGAGTGCTGGCGGAGAGCACTAG
- a CDS encoding CRTAC1 family protein, which yields MSPLMVAQETGKLSPGSTQDQATPTAPRGGSATAGVFSAVKDSELRPITAGGFVKEGPVIFKDIAKQAGLTVWHHVMGTPEKKYILEAPGSGVALLDYDNDGWLDIYLVNGSTYDALKGTADPPHAALFHNNHDGTFTDVSAKAGVTNDRWGYGVAVGDYDNDGWPDIYVSNFGKNRLYHNNHDGTFTDVAEKAGVTLGNWSTGATFGDYDGDGRLDLFVPGYVHYDVTYPPDPGSEAVGLVYCQFRGANTMCGPRGLQGEADHLFHNNGDGTFTDVSEKAGVSDKAHYYGFTAVFVDINNDGKVDLVVTNDSSPNYLYMNNGDGTFEDASYYSGFALNQQGRDQAGMGLAVGDYLNNGLVDLYTGTFSDDYKPLFRNGGDQGFTEISPEMGIAEVTYPFLTWATEFIDYDNDGWKDIFLVNGHVYPQVDKYDWGTSYAQRPLLFHNVDKGKRFEVMPAVIGSGLAEVIPGRGAAFGDLFNDGKTDVVINSMDHVPSLMRDISLDHHHWVGLKLIGGPKSPRDAVGATVYLTANGFRQRADVLSGGSYESSNDQRPHFGIGDATVVDSVEIHWPSGSVEHITIPAVDRFFTIQEGKGVVPGVLDEPARAKSDAEIRRQKMH from the coding sequence ATGAGCCCACTCATGGTGGCACAGGAGACCGGCAAGCTCAGTCCCGGCTCGACTCAGGACCAGGCAACCCCAACTGCTCCGCGTGGTGGGTCCGCGACAGCGGGTGTGTTTTCAGCGGTGAAAGATTCAGAGCTGCGCCCAATTACCGCTGGAGGGTTTGTTAAGGAAGGTCCAGTGATCTTCAAAGATATTGCGAAACAAGCTGGTCTGACAGTCTGGCATCATGTGATGGGCACGCCGGAAAAGAAGTACATCCTGGAAGCCCCCGGATCAGGGGTCGCCTTATTGGACTATGACAATGACGGCTGGCTCGATATCTACTTGGTGAATGGGTCTACTTATGATGCGTTGAAGGGTACCGCGGACCCGCCTCACGCAGCCCTGTTTCACAATAACCACGATGGCACATTTACCGACGTCTCCGCCAAGGCCGGAGTCACGAACGATCGTTGGGGGTATGGTGTTGCCGTTGGAGACTATGACAACGACGGCTGGCCGGATATTTATGTCTCCAACTTTGGCAAGAATCGGCTCTATCACAATAACCACGACGGAACCTTTACTGACGTAGCAGAGAAGGCTGGCGTCACTTTGGGAAACTGGTCTACAGGTGCCACCTTTGGAGACTATGACGGAGACGGCCGACTCGACCTCTTCGTTCCCGGGTATGTTCACTATGATGTAACCTATCCGCCCGATCCCGGCTCCGAAGCGGTCGGACTAGTCTACTGCCAGTTTCGCGGTGCCAATACCATGTGCGGCCCGCGCGGACTTCAGGGAGAGGCTGATCATCTCTTTCACAACAACGGGGATGGTACTTTTACCGACGTCAGTGAAAAAGCAGGGGTCTCGGATAAGGCGCATTACTACGGCTTCACCGCGGTGTTCGTCGATATCAACAACGACGGCAAGGTTGACCTGGTGGTTACGAACGATTCCTCGCCGAACTATCTCTACATGAACAACGGCGATGGAACCTTTGAAGATGCCAGCTATTACTCAGGTTTCGCGCTAAATCAGCAGGGACGGGACCAGGCTGGGATGGGGTTGGCAGTGGGCGACTATCTCAACAATGGATTGGTCGACCTTTACACCGGCACATTCTCCGATGACTATAAACCGCTCTTTAGAAATGGAGGGGATCAGGGGTTTACCGAGATCAGTCCAGAGATGGGCATTGCGGAGGTCACCTATCCTTTTCTCACCTGGGCAACCGAGTTTATCGATTATGACAACGACGGCTGGAAAGATATTTTTCTAGTTAATGGACATGTGTATCCTCAGGTGGACAAGTATGACTGGGGTACCTCCTACGCTCAGCGTCCCCTGCTATTCCATAACGTAGACAAGGGAAAAAGGTTTGAGGTAATGCCCGCGGTGATTGGAAGTGGCTTGGCGGAGGTGATCCCGGGAAGAGGAGCCGCCTTCGGGGACCTGTTCAACGACGGTAAGACCGATGTCGTCATTAACTCGATGGATCACGTCCCTTCGCTGATGCGGGATATTAGCCTCGATCATCATCATTGGGTTGGGTTGAAGCTCATTGGAGGTCCAAAGAGTCCTCGGGATGCTGTGGGTGCCACCGTCTATCTGACGGCGAACGGCTTTCGTCAGCGCGCGGATGTACTTAGCGGCGGTAGCTATGAGTCATCCAACGATCAGCGGCCTCACTTCGGGATCGGCGACGCAACCGTCGTAGATTCGGTTGAAATCCATTGGCCCAGTGGTTCGGTGGAACATATAACAATCCCGGCGGTCGACCGTTTTTTTACGATTCAGGAGGGAAAGGGTGTTGTGCCAGGTGTTCTTGATGAACCGGCAAGGGCGAAATCGGACGCAGAAATCAGAAGACAAAAGATGCATTAG
- a CDS encoding TonB-dependent receptor: protein MSTFSKLLAALKELQNFPQPFRRNALIVFLFTFAISPQFLAAQTGGRIAGAVKDATGALIPEGQVVLVNTETGVKQTAVTGSDGVFTFAAVPVGHYALDVTMDGFNPYRQTANLKIDVNTALTIDVVLKVADSSQTINVIENTAEVHTTDTQIGQTIESKQVVDIPLNGRSYTDLLAVQAGVSPITTSGAGNTISGGGFGTVPAAGQANTGQFSIHGQRESDNAYDLNGASVQETIGQQAGIIPNLDSIAEFRILSSNVDAEYGSFTGGIINVVTKSGTNNFHGNLFEFFRNTHLDARNYFSPERAAFHQNQYGGTFGGPIRKEKIFFFTDYQGQRYIQGIETGFVSVPSMANRNGDFGSASAFTGTVNGPYLAKILSQRLGQQVTQGESFAQVFPNGVIPRSAWGAAPTRLLQYIPEPNGGVNQFSTGAYKRRINDDKTAGRVDFNSSRFGTSSIYYFNDRYNLDDPYPSGLGGATLPGNGFAYDAASFGLDQTLVFSNIHTFGAKTVNEARFGITCRCRTMASMPLASTCPTTMAPATSLTIIRATAGPISISLLSRRML, encoded by the coding sequence ATGTCGACTTTCAGCAAACTGCTCGCCGCCCTCAAGGAACTGCAGAACTTTCCACAGCCATTCCGTCGCAATGCTCTGATCGTTTTCCTCTTCACGTTTGCGATCTCACCGCAGTTCCTCGCGGCACAAACTGGAGGCCGCATAGCGGGCGCTGTCAAAGATGCCACTGGCGCATTGATCCCAGAGGGCCAGGTCGTGCTTGTCAATACAGAAACCGGCGTAAAGCAGACCGCGGTGACCGGCAGCGATGGTGTGTTTACTTTTGCCGCAGTGCCCGTTGGACATTATGCGCTCGATGTGACTATGGACGGTTTCAACCCCTACCGTCAGACCGCCAATTTAAAGATCGACGTAAATACCGCCCTGACGATCGACGTGGTGCTGAAGGTCGCCGATAGCAGCCAAACCATCAACGTAATCGAGAATACCGCTGAGGTCCACACCACTGATACGCAGATCGGGCAGACCATCGAAAGTAAGCAGGTGGTCGATATTCCTCTCAATGGTCGAAGCTACACAGACCTGCTCGCGGTTCAGGCGGGTGTCTCTCCGATCACGACCAGCGGTGCCGGCAACACCATCTCCGGCGGCGGCTTCGGCACGGTGCCTGCCGCAGGCCAAGCCAACACGGGCCAGTTCTCGATTCATGGTCAGCGCGAGTCCGACAACGCCTACGACCTCAACGGCGCAAGCGTTCAGGAGACCATCGGCCAGCAGGCCGGGATCATTCCGAACCTAGACTCGATTGCGGAGTTCCGTATTCTGTCGAGCAACGTGGATGCCGAGTACGGCAGTTTCACCGGCGGTATCATCAACGTCGTCACCAAGTCCGGCACCAACAATTTTCACGGTAATCTCTTCGAGTTCTTCCGTAACACCCACCTGGACGCGCGGAACTACTTCTCTCCTGAGCGTGCAGCCTTCCATCAGAACCAGTATGGGGGCACCTTCGGTGGTCCCATACGCAAAGAGAAAATCTTCTTCTTCACCGATTACCAGGGGCAGCGCTACATTCAGGGAATCGAGACTGGGTTCGTCAGTGTGCCTTCAATGGCAAATCGAAATGGAGACTTCGGCTCGGCCTCGGCCTTCACCGGAACGGTGAACGGTCCGTACCTCGCGAAGATTCTCTCCCAGCGTCTCGGTCAGCAGGTGACTCAAGGCGAGTCCTTCGCCCAGGTATTTCCGAACGGAGTCATTCCTCGCAGCGCATGGGGCGCGGCGCCTACGCGCCTGCTTCAGTACATTCCGGAACCGAACGGCGGCGTGAACCAATTCTCCACCGGCGCTTATAAACGACGGATCAACGACGACAAGACGGCTGGGAGGGTGGACTTCAACTCATCGCGCTTCGGTACGTCTTCGATCTACTACTTCAACGACCGCTACAACCTCGATGACCCATACCCGAGCGGGCTGGGCGGTGCCACACTTCCCGGCAACGGCTTTGCTTACGACGCCGCATCCTTCGGTCTGGACCAGACGCTCGTCTTCAGCAACATCCATACATTTGGAGCGAAGACGGTCAATGAAGCCCGCTTCGGCATCACGTGCAGGTGCAGAACAATGGCGTCAATGCCACTAGCATCGACATGCCCAACTACGATGGCACCGGCTACAAGCTTAACCATAATCCGCGCAACGGCAGGCCCCATTTCAATATCACTGCTTTCACGCCGAATGCTCTAG
- a CDS encoding Nramp family divalent metal transporter, giving the protein MRVMEPEDAVTTSAAGVVVRSAWQRRIVTFLMVFGPGLIVMEADNDAGAVSTYMQAGGQYGLHLLWLLVVLLPICYFIQEMVARLGIATGKGHAAMIYERFGKWWGRFSLLDLLAVNFLTLITEFAAISLALSALGVSPYISVPVSAVGLTLMVVTGSYLRWERIVVGLCLMDLTWFVLASIVHPHWATVAHNSIVPTMPTGGITSSLVFLVIAIVGTTIAPWQLFFQQSCVAEKRLRFADLKWARLDTLIGATFTVCVAGAMMLVGNYGFEHKVVFQDPAQLALALGPIAGNFVRNGVLLLMVNAAVLGTTAISLASAWAYGEVRGWEHSLHKKLWEAPGFYATYITCVGAAAAIVLIPHVPLQLVIISVQVFAGLILPSAIIFLQLLLNDRELLGDRWVNRPWNNYINWTIIVVLFALSLLLAAQVMLPNLFQ; this is encoded by the coding sequence ATGCGCGTGATGGAACCAGAGGATGCCGTGACTACTTCCGCAGCGGGAGTCGTGGTCCGAAGTGCGTGGCAGCGGCGCATTGTGACCTTCCTGATGGTCTTTGGGCCCGGCCTGATCGTCATGGAAGCGGACAATGACGCTGGGGCTGTTTCCACCTATATGCAGGCCGGTGGTCAGTACGGCCTGCATCTGCTTTGGCTGCTGGTCGTGCTGTTGCCCATCTGCTACTTCATTCAGGAGATGGTTGCCCGGCTAGGCATTGCGACAGGCAAGGGCCATGCCGCGATGATCTACGAGCGGTTTGGCAAGTGGTGGGGACGTTTCTCGCTGCTTGACCTGCTCGCAGTCAACTTCCTCACACTGATCACGGAGTTCGCCGCCATCTCGCTCGCTCTGAGCGCACTCGGCGTCAGTCCTTACATCTCTGTGCCTGTGTCAGCCGTTGGCTTGACTCTGATGGTTGTGACGGGAAGCTATCTGCGTTGGGAGCGGATCGTCGTAGGACTGTGCCTGATGGATTTGACCTGGTTCGTCCTTGCTTCCATAGTGCATCCGCATTGGGCGACTGTTGCCCACAACTCCATCGTACCAACGATGCCGACAGGAGGCATTACCAGCAGTCTTGTGTTCCTTGTAATAGCCATCGTTGGTACGACCATCGCGCCCTGGCAGCTCTTCTTCCAGCAGAGTTGTGTGGCCGAGAAGCGGCTCCGCTTCGCCGATCTGAAATGGGCACGGCTGGACACGCTCATTGGCGCAACCTTCACCGTCTGTGTTGCCGGCGCGATGATGTTGGTTGGGAACTACGGCTTTGAACACAAGGTTGTTTTCCAGGACCCGGCACAGCTCGCCCTGGCACTCGGCCCGATTGCAGGCAACTTCGTTCGCAATGGCGTTCTGCTATTGATGGTCAACGCTGCCGTGCTTGGAACGACGGCCATCTCGCTCGCCAGCGCTTGGGCCTATGGCGAGGTGAGGGGCTGGGAGCATTCGCTGCACAAGAAGCTCTGGGAAGCTCCCGGCTTCTATGCAACCTATATCACCTGTGTCGGAGCGGCAGCGGCCATTGTGCTGATTCCGCATGTGCCGCTGCAGTTGGTCATCATCAGTGTGCAGGTGTTCGCCGGCCTCATCCTGCCCTCCGCCATCATCTTCCTTCAACTTCTGCTCAATGACCGCGAACTGCTCGGCGACCGCTGGGTCAACCGGCCATGGAACAACTACATTAACTGGACGATCATCGTCGTTCTCTTTGCCCTGTCGCTGCTGCTCGCAGCCCAGGTAATGCTTCCGAATCTGTTTCAGTAG
- a CDS encoding metal/formaldehyde-sensitive transcriptional repressor has protein sequence MSHINKEKQRLVARIKRIRGQVDSIERSLTEEDDCADVLMLLANIRGGINSLMAEVLEDHIRHHLLSPERSSAPPHELAEDMIELVRAYLK, from the coding sequence ATGTCTCACATCAACAAAGAAAAACAGAGGCTCGTTGCTCGTATAAAACGCATCCGCGGACAGGTGGACTCCATCGAACGCTCGCTAACCGAGGAGGATGATTGCGCGGACGTTCTCATGCTTCTTGCGAACATCCGTGGCGGTATCAACAGTCTTATGGCCGAGGTACTTGAGGATCATATACGGCATCATTTGCTTTCCCCTGAAAGAAGTTCAGCTCCCCCTCACGAACTAGCCGAAGACATGATTGAGCTGGTGCGCGCTTACCTGAAATAG
- the mak gene encoding fructokinase — MAEIGMRIGIDLGGTKIEALAIDEHGIELARHRVDTPRDDYEATIKAIVALVHRMEAETGKTGTVGAGIPGTISRVTGLVKNANSTWLNGRPFHRDLIATLGREVRVANDANCLAVSEATDGAAAGVRFVYGVILGTGCGGGVALEGCVHDGPNGVAGEWGHNPLPWPKPEESPGPLCYCGKRGCMEMWVSGTGIALDYKNVTGRARTTREIVADFAAGDPAAAETVERFEDRLARGLSNVINILDPDVIVVGGGVSRIEHIYAALPKLLPKYVFGGEASTPVVQAKYGDSSGVRGAAWLWPNKRV, encoded by the coding sequence ATGGCAGAGATCGGGATGCGCATCGGGATTGATCTTGGTGGGACAAAAATCGAGGCGCTCGCCATCGATGAGCACGGGATAGAGCTGGCTCGGCATCGTGTCGATACGCCTCGAGATGACTATGAGGCAACGATCAAAGCGATTGTTGCGCTGGTTCACCGGATGGAAGCAGAGACCGGAAAGACTGGTACGGTGGGAGCCGGAATTCCAGGGACTATCTCGAGAGTTACAGGGCTGGTCAAGAATGCTAATTCAACGTGGTTGAATGGCCGGCCATTCCATAGAGACTTGATCGCTACGCTGGGTCGCGAGGTGCGGGTCGCTAACGATGCAAATTGCCTTGCCGTGTCAGAGGCGACGGATGGTGCCGCTGCGGGGGTGCGCTTTGTGTATGGCGTGATTTTGGGGACTGGGTGCGGAGGCGGAGTTGCCCTGGAAGGATGCGTCCACGACGGTCCGAACGGAGTTGCAGGCGAATGGGGACACAACCCACTGCCGTGGCCGAAGCCGGAAGAATCTCCTGGACCGCTTTGTTACTGCGGGAAGAGAGGGTGCATGGAGATGTGGGTCTCGGGTACTGGGATCGCGCTGGACTATAAAAACGTTACCGGCAGAGCGCGGACTACGCGGGAGATCGTTGCCGACTTCGCTGCAGGCGATCCGGCAGCGGCAGAGACCGTGGAGCGGTTTGAGGATCGTCTGGCGCGCGGCTTGTCCAATGTGATCAACATACTGGATCCGGATGTCATCGTGGTGGGTGGGGGTGTATCGAGGATTGAGCATATCTACGCGGCATTACCTAAATTGCTGCCGAAATATGTGTTTGGGGGGGAGGCATCAACCCCCGTAGTGCAGGCAAAGTATGGAGATTCCAGCGGGGTTCGTGGCGCGGCATGGCTTTGGCCTAACAAACGAGTTTGA
- a CDS encoding Asd/ArgC dimerization domain-containing protein yields the protein MAEQIYRIGIVGASSLAGKELSEELGESLLGASDFVLLDEEEAVGQVTAAGDEVAFIQRLEATSFERMDFVFFAGDAAVTKKNWQMARRAGASIVDLTYALDGEKDVLVRAPWVTEVLADTAALASPEPDLNTPALVAAHPGAVMLALVAGRLHTKLALKSVAATVMEPASEYGRAAMDELHQQTVTLLSFQTLPREQYDAQVAFNLLPSLGEAAKVKLSATEERIRRHYAGLADSLLPQLALQLVQAPVFHGYVVSMLVEFSTEATKEEIEAALGGEHIDVISEESDPPSNLSAAGQEDIMVRVSGDSGEGERGRRFWLWLSADNLKLAALNAIACGAELRRLRPRGKVQ from the coding sequence ATGGCGGAGCAAATATATCGAATCGGAATCGTCGGTGCATCTTCGCTTGCTGGTAAGGAGCTGAGCGAAGAGTTGGGCGAGTCGTTGCTGGGAGCATCGGACTTTGTGTTGCTTGACGAAGAAGAGGCCGTGGGCCAAGTAACTGCCGCGGGCGATGAGGTTGCATTCATACAGCGGCTCGAAGCTACTTCTTTCGAACGCATGGATTTTGTTTTTTTTGCTGGCGATGCAGCAGTAACAAAGAAGAATTGGCAGATGGCGCGGCGAGCCGGGGCGAGTATTGTTGACCTGACCTATGCGTTGGACGGCGAGAAAGATGTTCTGGTTCGAGCGCCGTGGGTAACTGAAGTGCTTGCAGACACAGCAGCGCTTGCAAGTCCGGAGCCGGATTTGAATACGCCTGCTCTGGTTGCGGCCCATCCCGGCGCTGTGATGCTTGCCCTGGTTGCTGGAAGATTGCACACGAAGCTGGCTTTGAAGAGCGTCGCTGCGACCGTGATGGAGCCTGCATCGGAGTATGGCCGTGCCGCTATGGATGAGTTACACCAGCAGACGGTCACACTCCTCTCGTTTCAGACGCTGCCGCGGGAACAGTATGATGCGCAGGTGGCATTCAATCTGTTGCCTTCGCTGGGTGAGGCTGCAAAGGTGAAGTTGAGTGCTACGGAAGAGCGTATTCGAAGACACTATGCGGGACTTGCTGATTCGCTGCTGCCTCAGCTGGCACTGCAGCTAGTTCAGGCACCGGTGTTTCACGGATATGTCGTTTCGATGCTGGTGGAGTTTTCGACAGAAGCGACAAAGGAAGAGATAGAGGCAGCGCTTGGCGGGGAACATATCGACGTAATCAGTGAGGAATCCGATCCGCCGAGCAATCTGAGTGCGGCGGGGCAGGAAGACATTATGGTGCGAGTGAGCGGAGACTCTGGTGAAGGCGAGCGGGGAAGACGCTTCTGGCTTTGGCTTTCTGCGGACAACCTGAAGCTAGCGGCGTTGAATGCGATTGCGTGTGGTGCGGAGTTGCGCAGGTTGCGCCCTCGCGGCAAGGTGCAGTAG